ACCGGCCTGGTAGACGCGGTCGTTGTTCAGGTCGTTCCACGTGTAGTCGGCGTACTGGCTGCCGGTGTTGGGGTTGACCGAGTCGGCCAGGTTGACGCCGGGGTTGAAGTAGAAGCGGCCCCAGTTGGCCTTCACCACGGTGCGGCCGTCACCCTGCAGGTCGTAGGTGGCGCCGACGCGCGGCACGATGTGGTTGAACGACACGACCTGGTCCACCGCTGCGAACGTGAGCGGCGCGGGCACGAAGCGGCCCGCCGCCAGCGACTGCTCCGGCAGATAGACGTTGTAGCGGTCGAGCCGGGCGCCGATGTTAAGGGTCAGGCGGTCAATCGTCCAGGTGTCGGTGACGAACAGGCTGGTGGTCGCCAGGGCGCTCCAGCTGTCGGAGTTGTTGGTCAGGCGCACGCCACCCGGGGTGGTCGCCGACAGCGGCCCCTGCAGGCTGCCGTTGACGAAGTGGATCACGTTGTCGGCGTAGTACGAGTTCCACAGCTGCTGGCCCTTCTCGTCCAGGTATTCGCCGCCGAACTTGAAGTTGTGCGAGCCGCCGGCGAAGTTGTCCTTGAAGTAGCTGAACGCGCCGGTGTACTGGTTGCGGCGACGGCGCAGTTCCCAATCACGGCCGCCACCGAGAATCTCGTTGGAGGTCAGCGATTCATACCGGGTCGCCTGCGTGTTGCTGTTGAGGCCGAAGTTGTAGCCGAACTGTCCGCCGCGCGCCTCGACGAAGATGTTCTGGCCAATCGTGCCGTTCCACTCGCCTTTGTAGACCCAGCTCGGCGAACCCTGGAAGACCGTCGAGTCGGCCGTGATGTGCACCGGCGCGCCCAGGCGGTTGCTGCTGTCGGTGCGGTTGGGCTGTTCTTTCGTGCCGTGCTGCAGGTAGCCGATCAGCTTGTTGGCCTGGTTCACCTGGTAGGTCGTCTTGCCGGTGTAGTTGTACAGCTTGGTGTTGAACGGCGTGCCGTCGAGGAAGCTGCCGGCCGGCGGCGCCGCCACCGAGTTCTGCTGGTTCAGGTACGAGAAGTGCCCCCACATGCGGTCCCGGATGATCGGACCGCCGACGCCCAGGTTCAGGTTCTTGTAGCTGGCCAGGCGATTGCCGCCCGGACGAATGACCGCGCCCGGCGCCGGGATGACCTGGTCGGCCGCCAGGTTCGAGCTCTGGAACGTGTCGTTCTCGTAGTCGTAGTAGAGGCTCACCGCCGGCGTGTTGCCGCCGCTTTTGCCGACAAACTGCGTCAGCACGCCCGAGTTCGGCATCTCGGCCGAGTTGCCGGCGGCGCCGATGAACACTTCCTCGAACGAACCGTAGTCGAGATAGAAGCCCGCGGCCGCAGTGCCTTCCGTGGTGTTGATGCCCTCGATCAGCGGCCGGTTCTGTCCCGAGTAGCCGTAGGCGAAGTAGGTGGTCTGCGTGCCGGCCGTCGAGCCGCCAACGTCCACGCGGTTGAGCGACACCGACGGGGTCGTCGCCAGCAGCGACCACATGTCGCGGGCGTTTGGAAGCGACGACAGCATCTGCTGGTCGTAGTTGGTCTGGACGCGCGTGGACGAGGTGTCGATGACCGGCGATTCACCGCTCACGGTCACGGTTTCCTGCAGCGTGGCCACGTTCATCGTCACGTTGACCTGGGCGTTGAACCCGAGCGTGATGCGAATGCCGTCGCGCACGTTGGCCTGGAACCCGGCCAGGTCGTAGGCCAGCCGATACTCGCCCGGCGGCACCGCCGGGAACCGGTAGAGCCCCGCCTCGTTCGTGACCGCCGTCAGCGATCCGATCTGCGCGGGGCTGGTCGCGGTGACGGTGACGCCCGGCAGCACGCCGCCCTGCGCATCTTTCACCTCGCCGCTGATGCTGCCCGTCGAGCTTGCACCACCGCCCTGCGCAAACGCCGACGATGCGAGTGCGAGAGTGGCGAGCAGAGCCCAAATGATATTGCTCCAACGCTTCATCTGTGAACCTCCACACTGAACCCGGCCCCGGCGTGTGGGCGCCGATCGGGGGACCCGCAAAACGCAGGTCCGCGCCAGGTAGAGCAAGGCCAGTGCCCAATCGGTGGCGACGGATTGTTGGAGATCGATTCAGGTTAATGGCAGGGAAGTGCGGCTCGTCCCACCCCACCCGCTATTCGTCACACGGCCCGGGATGATGTGCGAAATCGGACCAGTGGGAACTTCAAACGGGCGAAGCGAAATCCAACGCGCTGGACGAGAACGAAACAGGAGGTCAAGAGCTCAAGAGCAAATATTCTCCTGATCCCCTTGCCTCCTGTGAAGCTCGTGATCTCGCAGGCGTCTACTGGAAGTAGGGGAGCGCGGTGATCACCGACCAGATCACCGCGACGAACGTCACCAGCAAA
This genomic interval from Acidobacteriota bacterium contains the following:
- a CDS encoding TonB-dependent receptor, with translation MKRWSNIIWALLATLALASSAFAQGGGASSTGSISGEVKDAQGGVLPGVTVTATSPAQIGSLTAVTNEAGLYRFPAVPPGEYRLAYDLAGFQANVRDGIRITLGFNAQVNVTMNVATLQETVTVSGESPVIDTSSTRVQTNYDQQMLSSLPNARDMWSLLATTPSVSLNRVDVGGSTAGTQTTYFAYGYSGQNRPLIEGINTTEGTAAAGFYLDYGSFEEVFIGAAGNSAEMPNSGVLTQFVGKSGGNTPAVSLYYDYENDTFQSSNLAADQVIPAPGAVIRPGGNRLASYKNLNLGVGGPIIRDRMWGHFSYLNQQNSVAAPPAGSFLDGTPFNTKLYNYTGKTTYQVNQANKLIGYLQHGTKEQPNRTDSSNRLGAPVHITADSTVFQGSPSWVYKGEWNGTIGQNIFVEARGGQFGYNFGLNSNTQATRYESLTSNEILGGGRDWELRRRRNQYTGAFSYFKDNFAGGSHNFKFGGEYLDEKGQQLWNSYYADNVIHFVNGSLQGPLSATTPGGVRLTNNSDSWSALATTSLFVTDTWTIDRLTLNIGARLDRYNVYLPEQSLAAGRFVPAPLTFAAVDQVVSFNHIVPRVGATYDLQGDGRTVVKANWGRFYFNPGVNLADSVNPNTGSQYADYTWNDLNNDRVYQAGEEGVLQTRFGGVANASIDPNLKNSYTDEASLFLERAIITDLGIRAGFVWKKDNDGWQQVNANRPPSAFNIPTTVVDPGPDGVYGNGDDATVAAFNLDNTTLPSNNITRNIDGYEGTFKTLEFSANKRYSNRWSMNASYSYTWTEQYGNLYFNNRFGTAVANFSLFGSYPSNPNEKTRNEYTDWNAKLSGTLDAGWGLRITPVLKMQSGAPYGRYFSTRTGELNYGTQLILAEPIGTRRQDTVSILDFRVEKQLRFAQKARLGVFFDLFNVMNSNVAVNENWRSGASFEKATTVLGPRIAKFGVKFDW